In Rhinoraja longicauda isolate Sanriku21f chromosome 27, sRhiLon1.1, whole genome shotgun sequence, one DNA window encodes the following:
- the LOC144606783 gene encoding mucosal pentraxin-like gives MKPFVTFVLLLCIYLSGTVNAELDGKSAIFPTETATSFVRLNAADFSNLTAFTVCLRAASEETRAYSLFSYAVSGSNNELLIWQKSNVQLDLYLGNVVASFFLPKMDALLRHMCVSWVSQTGDITVWVNGRRSLWKVGGMGSVVKGNGQFIIGQEQDSVGGGFDIKQSFVGEMTDVNMWDFALTSKEIELISQGCFSDGGNIINWGSTSFTSRGSVIIEDNNDCTF, from the exons ATGAAGCCCTTCGTTACATTTGTGCTTCTGCTGTGCATTTACCTGTCAGGAACGGTTAATGCAG AATTGGATGGAAAATCAGCAATATTCCCAACCGAAACAGCCACGAGCTTCGTCAGGTTGAATGCAGCTGATTTCTCCAATTTGACTGCCTTTACTGTCTGCCTCAGGGCAGCCTCTGAAGAGACTCGTGCTTACAGTTTGTTCTCCTATGCAGTAAGCGGATCCAACAATGAGCTGCTGATTTGGCAAAAGTCGAATGTACAACTTGACCTGTATTTAGGAAATGTTGTCGCGAGCTTTTTCCTCCCAAAGATGGATGCCTTATTGAGACACATGTGTGTGAGCTGGGTGTCTCAAACAGGTGATATAACAGTCTGGGTCAATGGGAGACGTAGTCTATGGAAGGTTGGTGGAATGGGTAGTGTTGTGAAAGGAAATGGCCAGTTTATAATTGGTCAGGAGCAAGACTCAGTTGGTGGAGGTTTTGACATCAAACAATCCTTTGTTGGAGAGATGACTGATGTTAATATGTGGGATTTTGCTCTAACATCCAAAGAGATTGAGTTGATCAGTCAGGGGTGTTTCAGTGATGGAGGGAACATCATTAACTGGGGATCAACATCATTTACATCAAGGGGGAGCGTAATAATTGAAGACAATAATGATTgtacattttaa